The Anopheles cruzii unplaced genomic scaffold, idAnoCruzAS_RS32_06 scaffold02063_ctg1, whole genome shotgun sequence genome includes the window CTGCTgcactcgttcgctcgctaTCACTCACCGGCGACAGCTCGGACGGACACGGCGGAGCCCTCCTAGTTGCAGGAgccaacctgctgctggtagcGCCGCAGCCGACGGTTCCAATCGTCCTTCCACtcgatgatgatcgttttCGGGCCGAGCAGCAAGTTCTCCGGGTTGCCGCTCTTGGCGTCCATCCCAAGGATCAGGTAGGACCTGGGGCGCGGTCGCGGGGCCACAAAGAAGAACAATACAATGgaggcgcacacacacacacggagcaccACCGAAAGCCACCACTTACTTGTTCATCTTGATGTTCGGGCAGCGGCAGTCGATGTTCTTCGTGGGCACCAGCAGCCCGACGCTCTGCTTTCGCTGGttcgccaccagcagcgggcTGCTGTTCGACTTGAACACCGACTGGACCTGCAGGTTGAAGCGCACCTCCTCGCGCGGTCCATGCTTGCCACCGGGGGTGGTGCGCCCGGTCACCTTAGCCATGATTGCTGCgatgcgaaacgaaacgaaacagaacgcACCGAGGAGTTACAAGGAGATCATTGGcgctcgaactgctcgaatcggCTGCTCGAAAGCGACCCGGTTACTGTCTCTTGCTATCTCGGTACTCTGCCAAATGCGGTACTTCCAGTTGGAAGGCTGGAGGACAACTCACAGGTCAACGAAGAACGAAGGAGGCTGACCAGACCAGAATACCTGAGAGagaccccccacccccctaaTGTGCTTACCATAGTCACGCTTGCAGAATTTATTCAAGTTGAGTCGCTTCGTGTCGAATTTACACTTGGGGCAATCTGGAATCAAGAAGAATTGGAAGAAACAAAtcggaagagaaagagaaaagatgAAACGTCGTGCAACTGGCTCCCTGGGACACCAGTGTCCCCAATACCCCACGGAAGGCTTGCAGTGCCCAGGGAGCAGGCAGGCACTGCGGGGTACGTCGAGGCGTCAATGGAAGGAGCACGCCACGCGTtaccggccaccaggcgccctcATCGGGCAGCAGCGGTGCCAGTGCCTGACGCGTCAAGCTTGATGGCCTTGACCCGCACTCGCACCGCCTCCCTGTGGACCTACTATTCTGTGGATCTTCTGGACACTCACTTTCTTTGGTGCTTTCGCTCGCGTCCGGATCGTAGTGGTAGGACTCCGGGGCCGTGTTTTGCGCCTGGTGATTGATGTTGATGACCCGCGGTATCTCTGCGAATCGAAGACGAGCGAATGCGAACGATTAGAACAAACCAGTCACCGCCGCACCGCCGAGGACATGATCAAGCATGCGACATGATAGGATAGGATCCAATATCAGCTActgcgttcgtttcgccacTTTCGTGTTTAGTGTTAGTTGTAGTTCTCTAGCTCTAAGTTATGTTAAATTGGCAATCAAGCTACGGCACCCGTTggctttaaaaaaaaaaaaaaaaaaaaatgaataaatgtaCTTCATTGCGCCCCGGTGCTAAATAACGCTTAACGGGGATACCGGGTATGCGCCGTTGGCCTGCGGCGCTCTGGGGCGAGTGTGCTAGCAATAAAGAGGGCTCAGGGAACGGGGGATCGGGATACGATGGAGTGATACGTACTGATGCACGGCGCGATATGCGAGCGGCTCTGCTGATAGCCTCGGGCACACCGGTTGCAGTTTAGCCCCGTCACGCCCTCCTTGCAGGTGCACTGGCCCGACGTGTGGTTGCAGCTTTTCCCGGACGAACCGATCGGGTGGCAATCGCACGCTGCGAAAAaaacagagggagagagagagagagagggcgttGGTGCTCCATATCTTCGGCCTTCGGCGAAGCCGGCCTTTGAGGAGACGAGATATCGGATCAGAATCAGAGGCGGCAGCGCAACTCACGTTTGCAGGTCTTCTTGTGGCTTATGGACTTGGTGGGGTCCTTGTAGAAGCCCTCGCGGCAGTAGTGGCAGTGGCGCCCGGTTGTATCGTGCCGACAGTCGCTGCATACCCCGCCCGACACACGGCCGGACATTTTGTAGAGGTCCAGATTGAAGCGGCACTTGCGGGCGTGTCCGTTACACTGGCAAACTGTacaacagagaaagagagagagagagagagagagagaaagagaaagaaagagagagaaagattgaTTATGCGTTGGTCCAAAAATTGGTCATCGGTTGGTCACGCTCAGCGAATAGAACTGGTTTGTTGCGAAGGGCCCCCGAAGGGCACTCTCGAGGCTCGCAGAGGTCCAGGCGGTATTCCAAAAGCAAGACATCAGCAATTTGTCGCCAGCATGAAATGACCTCCCCCACCACACCCCCCCTCCAAACTTGACTGCTAAATGTACGCTgagcggggggggggtccGAGCGGCTTCGAAGCCCGAATAAGGAAATCGGGGGCCCTTCATACACGATTGCTCCCATGCCCCCCAGCAGTCTGACCCTATTCTGTGGTGTCtgtctgtttttatttttcaacgacTTCGGCCGATTGATACGGACCGAGTGGAAGAGTGGAACGTAGGTAGGTTGGTGAGCAGAGGTGTGCTCCTTGCCCTTCCTgcattccgcacacacacacgcacacacgcacgcgcacaTATATGGGAATTGTCAACTGACAACGATGACACGATTTATCGGCGTCGGACCGACGGTGTGCATAGCCTTCGGCAGGGGGTAGAGGTATAGCGGCGCTCTCGGCACCGTCCTTCGCCGTTCTTCACTGTGCTGTGGTCCGTTCTTGGCTTCCCACTTCTTCGACTGCACCGCAATGCATAGGACCGCTGGACGGCGCATAGGGAACAGATCGCGAACAGCGTATATATCAGGAAGGTCAGCATCCCCGATTTGGCTCACGAAGGGCAGCTCGCCACGTTCCTCAGCGTGTAGGGCGTGCTTCACGTGCGTGTGCGGAACTCTGCCATAAGTCTCCCGCACCACATCACACATTAGAGGGTGATCCATCTCGGCGTTTGGGGATTCCGAGATGGGGTCGAGActcaaaatatcgattgtcgGCTGGCGCTCTACAGCACGTAGCGCCGTGAAAggcaaatgtcgtccaagtttctGGCTTCAAGTTCGTCGAAGAACTGCATTTCTCGGAAGCGCACACCATCGACGGTTACACGGCtcgtttc containing:
- the LOC128276686 gene encoding netrin-B-like; its protein translation is CQCNGHARKCRFNLDLYKMSGRVSGGVCSDCRHDTTGRHCHYCREGFYKDPTKSISHKKTCKPCDCHPIGSSGKSCNHTSGQCTCKEGVTGLNCNRCARGYQQSRSHIAPCIKIPRVININHQAQNTAPESYHYDPDASESTKENCPKCKFDTKRLNLNKFCKRDYAIMAKVTGRTTPGGKHGPREEVRFNLQVQSVFKSNSSPLLVANQRKQSVGLLVPTKNIDCRCPNIKMNKSYLILGMDAKSGNPENLLLGPKTIIIEWKDDWNRRLRRYQQQVGSCN